A window from Theobroma cacao cultivar B97-61/B2 chromosome 3, Criollo_cocoa_genome_V2, whole genome shotgun sequence encodes these proteins:
- the LOC18606143 gene encoding serine/threonine-protein kinase SAPK3, protein MEERYEPLKELGTGNFGVARLVKDKRTTELVAVKYIERGKKIDENVQREIINHRSLRHPNIIRFKEVLLTPTHLAIVMEYAAGGELFERICSAGRFSEDEARFFFQQLISGVSYCHSMQICHRDLKLENTLLDGSPTPRLKICDFGYSKSAVLHSQPKSTVGTPAYIAPEVLSRKEYDGKIADVWSCGVTLYVMLVGAYPFEDPEDPRNFRKTIGRIMSVQYSIPDYVRVSADCRYLLSHIFVADPAKRITIPEIKQHPWFLKNLPKELVEIEKTNYAESERGQPSQSVEEIMRIIQEAKTPAEGAKVGEQAAAGSSDPDDAEAALESEIDVSGDFDDPM, encoded by the exons ATGGAGGAGAGGTATGAGCCATTGAAGGAGCTTGGCACTGGGAATTTTGGAGTGGCAAGGTTGGTGAAAGATAAGAGGACAACAGAGCTTGTTGCggtcaaatatattgaaagaGGAAAGAAG ATTGATGAAAATGTTCAGAGGGAAATCATTAACCACCGATCTTTAAGGCACCCAAACATTATCAGGTTCAAAGAG GTTTTATTGACTCCAACACATTTAGCTATTGTCATGGAGTATGCTGCTGGTGGTGAACTCTTTGAGAGAATATGCAGTGCAGGTCGATTTAGTGAAGATGAA GCAAGatttttcttccagcagctaaTATCCGGAGTCAGCTACTGTCATTCCATG CAAATTTGTCACAGAGATCTGAAACTGGAAAACACACTTCTGGATGGAAGTCCAACACCACGTCTTAAAATCTGTGACTTTGGTTACTCCAag TCTGCTGTGTTGCACTCACAACCAAAATCAACTGTTGGAACACCAGCTTATATAGCCCCGGAAGTCCTATCACGAAAGGAATATGATGGAAAG ATTGCAGATGTTTGGTCCTGTGGTGTGACATTATACGTGATGTTGGTAGGAGCATACCCCTTTGAGGATCCTGAAGATCCTAGAAATTTCCGTAAGACCATTGGT AGAATAATGAGTGTCCAATACTCCATACCGGACTATGTGAGGGTGTCTGCAGATTGCAGATATCTTCTTTCCCATATCTTTGTTGCCGATCCTGCCAAG AGGATTACCATCCCAGAGATTAAGCAGCATCCTTGGTTTctgaaaaatttaccaaaaGAGCTGGTTGAAATTGAGAAAACAAACTATGCGGAATCAGAACGTGGCCAACCATCTCAAAGTGTTGAAGAAATAATGCGTATCATACAAGAGGCAAAGACACCGGCTGAAGGCGCCAAAGTTGGTGAACAAGCTGCTGCTGGGTCATCAGACCCTGATGATGCTGAGGCAGCTTTAGAATCTGAGATTGATGTCAGTGGTGATTTTGATGACCCTATGTGA
- the LOC18606144 gene encoding uncharacterized protein LOC18606144, whose product MEARPLAFMVLVVVAGVAATWEVKMAGAELSDAQCKEERNLGINACKPVVYGKLPSPECCQRVRVTHLECVCPVISPQLAALIDINRAVRLIEGCGRRVPRHYKCGSITTP is encoded by the exons ATGGAGGCTAGGCCATTGGCTTTCATGGTTCTCGTGGTGGTAGCTGGAGTTGCAGCTACGTGGGAGGTTAAGATGGCTGGTGCAGAACTCAGTGATGCTCAATGCAAGGAGGAAAGGAATCTTGGGATTAATGCTTGCAAGCCGGTGGTCTACGGGAAGCTTCCATCCCCGGAGTGCTGCCAGCGCGTAAGGGTTACCCATCTAGAATGCGTGTGTCCAGTGATCAGCCCCCAGCTCGCTGCCCTCATCGATATCAACCGCGCCGTCCGCCTCATCGAAGGCTGCGGTAGACGGGTCCCTCGCCACTACAAGTGTGGAA GTATCACAACTCCGTGA
- the LOC18606145 gene encoding uncharacterized protein LOC18606145 encodes MGRRPNDPENSRFASLVLLLVALFSCVFVYAVVSTLLNPNVNSQNSSFQYLEAMASGDLGERKGECCRGIENLELWGPAVKWGSEFKFNSSVECCQACKTMCSGNDGPCLCDTWVFCGNKEACGSRFGECWLKKQKDTLAPDRQEAGETVSWTSGLIFGKGEGIVEMETKYGTLHIKLFPDCAPYSVAYILELLTLRHCAGCQIDRAESRGKYWDSEGNHIKDAPFGPPFALIQGTLEAQGTPFKKIPTEARPTIRRGSVAWIGSGPEFFISLANHEEWKNSYTVFGSVLPEDMEIAEKITQLPTKSDVWSNINVSVLQKPVPLVMRRMKRSLGDLNTNVKSD; translated from the exons ATGGGTCGTAGGCCAAACGACCCAGAAAACTCCCGTTTCGCCTCTCTTGTCCTCCTATTGGTGGCTCTGTTCTCCTGTGTTTTTGTCTATGCGGTCGTTTCTACACTCTTGAACCCCAATGtaaattctcaaaattccaGCTTTCAGTATCTGGAAGCGATGGCGAGTGGTGATTTGGGGGAAAGGAAGGGTGAGTGTTGCAGAGGTATTGAGAATTTGGAGCTGTGGGGTCCAGCTGTGAAGTGGGGGTCTGAGTTTAAGTTTAATTCCTCTGTAGAATGTTGTCAGGCTTGTAAGACCATGTGTAGCGGCAATGATGGGCCCTGCTTGTGTGATACTTGGGTTTTCTGTGGGAACAAGGAGGCTTGTGGGTCGAGATTTGGGGAG TGTTGGttgaagaaacaaaaggaCACTTTGGCCCCTGATCGGCAAGAGGCAGGTGAAACTGTTAGTTGGACTTCTGGGCTGATCTTCGGGAAAGGAGAG GGCATTGTTGAGATGGAAACTAAATATGGTACTCTTCATATAAAA CTTTTTCCCGACTGTGCTCCATATTCTGTGGCCTACATTCTTGAGTTGTTAACATTGCGGCATTGCGCGGGTTGCCAAATAGATCGTGCTGAAAGCCGGGGAAAATATTGGGATTCAGAAGGAAATCACATAAAAGAT GCTCCTTTTGGTCCCCCATTTGCCCTGATTCAAGGAACTCTTGAAGCCCAAGGAACCCCATTCAAAAAGATTCCAACAGAGGCTCGCCCTACCATAAGAAGGGGATCGGTTGCCTGGATTGGCTCTGGGCCAGAGTTCTTTATAAGCCTAGCGAACCACGAGGAATGGAAAAACTCATACACTGTATTCGGTTCTGTTCTTCCAGAAGACATGGAGATTGCAGAGAAAATCACGCAACTCCCAACCAAATCAGATGTTTGGAGCAACATCAACGTCTCTGTCTTACAAAAGCCTGTTCCCTTGGTTATGCGAAGAATGAAGAGGAGTCTCGGTGATCTTAATACAAATGTGAAATCAGACTGA
- the LOC18606146 gene encoding DNA repair endonuclease UVH1: MVLKFHEQIVSDLLQDPNGGLVILSSGLSLPKLLSSFLSFHSQSNGSLLLLHSPQFSSSLKSLLLSLSPNLPLSEITADLPSSNRLSLYSSNRVLLLSPRILIVDLLTQKAQTSLISGVIFLNTHSLSESSTESFIVRIIKTFNKNASVYAFSDKPHSMVSGFAKTERIMKSLFIKKLHLWPRFQVNVSEELERDPPEVVDIRVPMSKYMVGIQKAIVEVMDACLKEMRKTNKVDVEDLTLENGLFKSFDEIVRRQLDPIWHTLGKKTKQLVSDLKTLRKLLDYLVRYDAVSYLKYLDTLRVSESFRSVWIFAESSYKIFDYARKRVYCFSRSDGTKINKPSKNVSGKKRKLKEDGSINEGAIAGTSSTGTSNGVVLEEVLEEPPKWKVLREVLEEIEEERQKQASSEELLLDVGEDNNGIVLVACKDECSCMQLEDCITNSPQKVMRDEWEKYLLSKVELRSVQTSHKKKPKKPKTPKGYGILDGIVPVTSAQNAEPSSACKQEHEALLAAASELRRNQTKMENDAADDPEPHVGSRGHGKGRGRGRIKKGPANTRCSRNKDGSHSTEAATDDRPEISVSENEGHRNEINPTIGNGLFRKHIDRIDDTKTDNSKQLPPVHFHALERDQPILDVLKPSVIIVYHPDTTFVREIEVYKAENPGKRLKVYFLFYEASTEVQKFEASIRRENGAFESLIRQKSMMMIPVDQDGFCLGSNSSSDLQGSSSQNSITRKAGGRKEAEKEKQVVVDMREFMSSLPNVLHQKGMRIIPVTLEVGDYVLSPLICVERKSIQDLFMSFTSGRLYHQVETMVRYYRIPVLLIEFSQDKSFSFQSASDIGDDVTPNNIISKLSLLVLHFPRLRILWSRSLHATAEIFASLKANQDEPDEAKAMRVGVPSEEGFIENDVRAENYNTSAVEFLRRLPGVTDSNYRAIMDGCKSLAELALLPMEKLAELMGGRKAAQTLRDFLDAKCPTLL, translated from the exons ATGGTCTTGAAATTCCACGAACAAATAGTCTCCGACCTCCTCCAAGACCCAAACGGCGGCCTTGTAATCCTTTCTTCCGGCCTTTCCCTCCCTAAACTACTCtcttctttcctctctttccaCTCCCAATCGAACGGCTCCCTCCTCCTCCTCCACTCCCCTCAATTCTCCTCCTCCCTCAAATCCCTCCTCCTTTCCCTCTCCCCCAACCTCCCGCTCTCAGAAATTACCGCCGACCTACCTTCCTCCAACCGCCTCTCGCTCTACTCCTCCAATCGAGTCCTCCTCCTCTCCCCTCGTATCCTCATCGTCGACCTCTTAACCCAAAAGGCCCAAACTTCCTTAATTTCCGGTGTCATTTTCCTCAACACCCATTCGCTCTCCGAAAGCTCAACTGAATCTTTCATTGTGAGAATCATCAAAACATTCAATAAAAATGCTTCTGTTTACGCGTTTTCAGACAAGCCTCACTCTATGGTTTCTGGGTTCGCGAAAACGGAGAGGATAATGAAGAGTTTGTTCATTAAAAAGCTTCATCTTTGGCCGAGGTTTCAAGTGAATGTATCGGAGGAATTGGAGAGGGATCCGCCTGAAGTGGTGGATATAAGGGTGCCGATGAGTAAATACATGGTGGGGATTCAAAAGGCGATTGTGGAAGTCATGGATGCTTGTTTGAAGGAAATGAGGAAGACTAATAAGGTTGATGTGGAGGACCTGACGTTGGAGAATGGGTTGTTTAAGTCATttgatgagattgtgaggagACAATTGGATCCCATTTGGCATACTTTGGGGAAGAAGACGAAGCAGCTCGTTTCggatttgaagactttgagGAAGTTGTTGGACTATCTTGTTAG GTATGATGCGGTGAGTTATTTGAAGTATTTGGATACGCTTAGAGTGTCAGAGAGTTTTCGGTCTGTTTGGATATTTGCAGAGTCCAGTTATAAGATATTTGACTATGCAAGGAAGCGAGTTTATTGTTTTTCAAGGTCAGATGGAACCAAAATTAATAAGCCTAGTAAGAACGTGTCTggcaaaaagagaaaattgaaggAGGATGGTAGTATTAACGAAGGAG CAATTGCTGGTACTTCATCAACAGGTACAAGTAATGGAGTTGTTCTCGAAGAAGTTTTGGAAGAGCCTCCAAAGTGGAAGGTGTTACGT GAGGTTCTTGAGGAGATAGAAGAGGAAAGACAAAAGCAAGCATCATCAGAAGAACTTCTTTTGGATGTCGGAGAGGACAATAATGGAATTGTTTTAGTGGCGTGCAAAGATGAGTGCTCGTGCATGCAACTTGAAGATTGCATTACTAACAGCCCACAAaag gtCATGAGGGATGAATGGGAGAAATACCTCTTAAGCAAAGTAGAACTCCGTAGTGTGCAAACATCTCACAagaaaaaacctaaaaaacctaaaacaCCTAAAGGTTATGGGATTCTTGATGGTATTGTTCCTGTTACGTCTGCCCAAAATGCAGAACCTAGCAGTGCATGCAAGCAGGAACATGAAGCATTGTTAGCAGCGGCATCAGAATTAAGAAGAAACCAGActaaaatggaaaatgatgcTGCAGATGATCCTGAACCTCATGTTGGCAGCCGAGGACATGGGAAAGGAAGGGGAAGAGGAAGGATTAAAAAAGGCCCTGCAAATACACGGTGTTCTAGGAATAAAGATGGCTCTCATAGCACTGAGGCAGCAACAGATGATAGACCTGAAATTTCTGTTTCAGAAAATGAAGGTCATAGAAATGAAATTAACCCTACTATTGGCAATGGGCTTTTTAGGAAGCATATTGACAGGATTGATGATACGAAAACTGACAACTCTAAGCAATTACCACCTGTCCACTTTCATGCTCTGGAGAGAGATCAGCCTATACTAGATGTGTTGAAGCCCTCTGTAATTATTGTTTACCATCCAGATACGACTTTTGTTAGGGAAATTGAAGTCTACAAAGCAGAGAATCCTGGAAAAAGGTTGAAggtctattttcttttctatgaAGCTTCTACTGAAGTCCAAAAGTTTGAAGCAAGTATTCGTAGAGAAAATGGAGCATTTGAATCCTTGATCCGGCAGAAATCAATGATGATGATTCCTGTTGATCAG GATGGGTTCTGCCTTGGTTCTAATTCTTCCTCAGACCTACAAGGTTCAAGTTCCCAGAACTCAATCACTAGAAAGGCAGGTGGAAGAAAGGAAGCTGAGAAAGAAAAGCAG GTTGTAGTGGACATGAGGGAGTTCATGAGTAGTCTTCCAAATGTGCTCCATCAGAAGGGCATGCGCATAATCCCAGTTACCTTAGAAGTTGGAGATTATGTTCTCTCACCACTTATTTGTGTTGAGAGGAAAAGCATTCAAGATCTTTTTATGAGTTTCACATCAGGCCGCCTTTACCACCAAGTGGAGACTATGGTTCGTTATTATCGAATACCAGTTCTTCTAATTGAGTTTTCACAAGACAAAAGCTTTTCATTTCAG TCTGCAAGTGACATTGGGGATGATGTAACACCAAATAATATCATATCCAAACTGTCATTACTTGTTCTGCATTTTCCCCGCCTACGAATCCTCTGGTCTCGCAGCTTGCATGCAACTGCTGAAATATTTGCTTCTCTTAAGGCAAATCAGGATGAACCTGATGAGGCAAAGGCAATGAGAGTGGGTGTACCCTCCGAAGAGGGTTTCATAGAAAATGATGTTAG AGCTGAGAACTACAATACATCTGCTGTTGAGTTTCTGAGACGACTTCCAGGAGTGACAGATTCTAACTACAGGGCTATAATGGATGGATGTAAGAGCTTGGCCGAACTTGCACTTCTTCCTATGGAGAAGCTAGCTGAACTAATGGGTGGTCGGAAAGCTGCTCAGACTCTAAGAGATTTCCTTGATGCAAAGTGTCCAACCTTGTTGTGA
- the LOC18606147 gene encoding phospho-2-dehydro-3-deoxyheptonate aldolase 1, chloroplastic, translating into MHGNTFTALCGRKTRGFDAIRAELRAFFDVHDQEGSYPGEVHLEMTGQNVTECVGGSMTVAFDDLSSRYHTHCDPRLNASQSLELAFAISERLRRRLESANKFRGAYRCN; encoded by the exons ATGCATGGAAACACATTTACGGCCTTATGTGGTCGCAAAACTCGTGGATTTGATGCAATCAGG GCTGAGTTGAGGGCATTCTTTGATGTCCATGATCAAGAAGGGAGCTATCCTGGAGAAGTTCATCTGGAGATGACAGGGCAAAATGTAACAGAGTGCGTTGGAGGGTCAATGACTGTGGCCTTTGATGACTTGAGCTCTCGGTATCACACGCATTGTGACCCTAGGTTGAATGCATCACAGTCATTAGAGCTAGCCTTTGCCATATCAGAGAGGTTGAGGAGAAGGCTCGAGTCTGCTAATAAATTTCGCGGTGCTTACAGATGTAATTAA
- the LOC18606149 gene encoding phospho-2-dehydro-3-deoxyheptonate aldolase 2, chloroplastic has protein sequence MALALSASVNLTAPRRSLLGTTTRFPLSPPIPTLHITETPNPITIPSVSASSPPPSTDYNQWSLDSWKSKRALQLPEYPDVDELELVLQTIGSFPPIVFAGEARKLEEKLANAAVGKAFLLQGGDCAESFKEFNANNIRDTFRVLLQMGIVLTFGAQIPVIAVGRMAGQFAKPRSEPFEIKDGVQLPSYRGDNINGDAFDEKSRVPDPQRLIRAYLQSVGTLNLLRAFATGGYAAMQRVSEWNLDFVKHSEQGDRYMELAQRVDEALGFMAAAGLTVDDPVMNTFDFWTSHECLHLPYEQALTREDSTTGLYYDCSAHLLWVGERTRQLDGAHVEFLRGISNPLGIKVSDKMDPKELVKLCEILNPRNKPGRLIIITRMGAENMRIKLPHLIRAVRQAGLIVTWVSDPMHGNTIKAPCGLKTRGFDAIRAELRAFFDVHDQEGSYPGGVHLEMTGQNVTECIGGSKTVTFDDLNSRYHTHCDPRLNASQSLELAFAISERLRRKRLKSANEFRSAYRFN, from the exons ATGGCGCTCGCACTCTCAGCCTCCGTTAATCTCACCGCCCCAAGACGCTCTCTACTCGGTACCACCACCAGGTTCCCTCTCTCCCCTCCAATCCCGACCCTCCACATCACCGAAACACCCAACCCCATCACTATCCCCTCCGTCTCCGCCTCCTCTCCGCCTCCCTCTACCGATTATAACCAATGGTCTCTCGATTCATGGAAGTCAAAACGGGCCCTCCAACTTCCTGAATACCCGGACGTGGACGAGCTCGAGTTGGTACTTCAAACAATCGGGTCGTTCCCGCCGATTGTCTTCGCTGGCGAGGCAAGAAAGCTGGAGGAGAAGCTGGCGAACGCCGCCGTCGGGAAGGCGTTCCTTTTACAGGGCGGGGACTGTGCGGAGAGTTTTAAAGAATTCAATGCCAACAACATCAGAGACACTTTCAGAGTGCTTCTGCAGATGGGCATTGTCCTCACTTTTGGTGCCCAAATACCCGTCATTGCG GTTGGAAGGATGGCAGGGCAATTTGCAAAGCCAAGGTCAGAGCCATTTGAGATAAAAGATGGAGTTCAGTTACCGAGTTATCGTGGAGATAACATAAATGGTGATGCTTTCGATGAGAAATCTAGAGTTCCCGACCCTCAAAGGTTGATCAGAGCTTATCTTCAATCTGTTGGTACATTGAATCTCCTTAGAGCATTTGCTACCGGTGGCTATGCTGCTATGCAAAGAGTCTCGGAGTGGAATCTCGATTTTGTTAAACATAGTGAACAGGGAGACAG GTACATGGAGCTTGCACAGAGAGTTGATGAAGCTTTGGGATTTATGGCTGCGGCTGGGTTAACTGTTGATGACCCTGTAATGAACACATTTGACTTTTGGACATCCCATGAATGCCTTCACTTACCATATGAGCAAGCCTTGACTAGAGAGGATTCAACGACTGGCCTGTATTATGACTGTTCTGCTCACTTGCTTTGGGTAGGTGAGAGGACTCGGCAATTAGATGGAGCACATGTTGAATTTCTCCGGGGCATATCCAATCCTCTCGGCATAAAG GTGAGTGATAAGATGGACCCAAAGGAACTTGTAAAATTGTGCGAAATTCTGAACCCTCGGAACAAACCTGGAAGACTGATAATAATCACCCGAATGGGAGCGGAAAACATGAGGATAAAGCTTCCACATCTTATTAGGGCTGTGCGCCAGGCTGGGCTTATTGTCACCTGGGTAAGCGATCCCATGCATGGAAACACAATTAAGGCTCCATGTGGTCTCAAAACTCGTGGATTTGATGCAATCAGG GCTGAGTTGAGGGCATTCTTTGATGTTCACGATCAAGAAGGGAGCTATCCTGGAGGAGTTCATCTGGAGATGACAGGGCAAAATGTGACAGAGTGCATCGGAGGGTCAAAGACTGTGACCTTTGATGACTTGAACTCTCGGTATCACACACATTGTGACCCTAGGTTGAATGCATCACAGTCATTAGAGCTAGCCTTTGCCATATCAGAGAGGTTGAGGAGGAAAAGGCTCAAGTCTGCTAATGAATTTCGCAGTGCTTACAGATTTAATTAA
- the LOC18606150 gene encoding protein ACCELERATED CELL DEATH 6, with translation MDQRLLKAARSGDLNVIKQLADAEGNILGGTTPQGNTALHMVARFGHENLVQELMKRQPNLVLKSNLKGETPVHVAARGGHWRIVLLFRDSASGSNDVYIARIRDNYGNTPLHCAVRNDHYLVVWKLADKDRESLELVNDAGESPLSIAIDLKLAVTAEAIIGLNRSTLDYRGPNGQTPLHCAVIRRDLHIMRKMHIRKPKLIKMQDEKQRTPLHYAAALGEYEIVKLLLEWDTSAAYQGDDNEQIPLHLAAENGQLNLLKILLDPCPDTIELLDNEQQNILHFAAKNGNIDAVSFILKLPEMEDLVNAADMNGNTPLHLAAKNFHSSIVYILTRNAKVDIRAINKSHETPLAIVQSTDDRGMELQKHLTLKALKSSYAKRAINPKDVVDNAQFSYVEVDKVERGGKKSREMAQIISVMATLIATFTFTAAFTIPGGFINDGPDEGMATLIRKSAFKAFVITDTIAMTSSMTAAVMVFWSSSRRNSESFMDTLPFAIGLTWIALVAMALAFVTGLFVVLSKNLWLGIVVCVIGCAAPAILYIFAPLFLLVFDRLSSTRARRRNIVEDNPFLFVFRLAKMIS, from the exons ATGGATCAAAGATTGCTCAAGGCAGCAAGATCAGGTGATCTCAATGTAATCAAGCAACTTGCTGATGCTGAAGGCAATATCCTTGGTGGAACAACTCCTCAAGGAAACACTGCTCTTCACATGGTTGCAAGATTCGGGCACGAGAATTTGGTACAAGAGTTAATGAAGCGGCAACCTAACCTTGTCCTCAAGAGTAACCTCAAAGGTGAGACCCCCGTCCATGTTGCAGCCAGGGGTGGACATTGGCGAATTGTTCTGTTATTCAGAGATTCTGCAAGCGGCTCAAACGATGTTTACATTGCAAGAATCAGAGATAATTATGGTAACACGCCCTTACACTGTGCCGTGAGAAATGATCATTATTTGGTCGTGTGGAAATTGGCAGATAAAGACAGAGAATCATTGGAGTTGGTCAATGATGCTGGGGAATCCCCACTGTCTATTGCTATCGATCTGAAGTTAGCAGTTACTGCAGAGGCAATCATAGGCTTAAATCGATCCACTCTTGATTACAGAGGACCCAATGGCCAAACTCCATTGCATTGTGCTGTCATAAGGCGTGATTTAC ATATCATGCGTAAAATGCACATCAGAAAACCAAAACTCATTAAAATGCAAGATGAAAAGCAGAGGACTCCCCTTCACTATGCTGCAGCCTTGGGTGAATATGAAATAGTCAAGTTGCTGCTAGAATGGGATACTTCGGCTGCATATCAGGGAGATGACAATGAACAAATACCTCTCCATTTGGCGGCAGAAAATGGACAACTAAACTTGTTAAAGATATTGCTGGATCCCTGCCCGGACACCATTGAGTTATTAGATAATGAGCAACAAAACATCCTACACTTTGCGGCCAAAAATGGAAATATTGATGCTGTATCATTTATATTGAAGTTGCCTGAAATGGAAGACTTGGTTAATGCAGCTGATATGAATGGAAATACTCCATTGCATCTTGCAGCAAAGAATTTCCACAGCAGCATTGTATACATTCTAACAAGGAATGCAAAGGTGGACATTAGGGCAATCAATAAATCCCATGAGACTCCTCTAGCTATTGTGCAATCAACTGATGACCGTGGAATGGAACTTCAAAAG CACTTGACATTGAAAGCACTTAAGAGCTCTTACGCAAAGCGAGCTATTAATCCCAAAGATGTTGTCGATAATGCACAATTCAGTTATGTTGAAGTTGACAAAGTTGAAAGAGGTGGTAAGAAAAGTAGAGAGATGGCTCAAATAATCTCAGTGATGGCGACACTAATAGCTACATTCACATTTACTGCTGCCTTCACCATTCCTGGAGGTTTTATAAACGATGGTCCAGATGAGGGTATGGCGACTTTGATTAGAAAATCAGCTTTCAAAGCATTTGTCATCACTGATACTATTGCCATGACTTCATCCATGACTGCTGCGGTTATGGTTTTCTGGTCATCTTCTCGTCGCAATAGCGAATCATTCATGGACACACTTCCTTTTGCCATTGGCTTGACATGGATTGCCCTGGTGGCAATGGCACTAGCATTCGTGACTGGCTTGTTCGTTGTGTTGTCCAAGAATCTATGGCTGGGTATAGTGGTTTGTGTGATTGGCTGTGCTGCACCTGCCATTCTTTACATATTTGCGCCTTTGTTCCTTCTTGTGTTTGATCGCCTGTCCTCTACTCGAGCTCGCCGGCGTAATATTGTTGAAGACAAtccatttttgtttgttttcagATTGGCAAAGATGATTTCTTAA
- the LOC18606151 gene encoding uncharacterized protein LOC18606151, with protein MSTPTSPPQSSSATATRRVPPPCWSKEETLALIEAYKEKWFALRRGNLKAPDWDAVSTAVTSAADPGTTKSSVQCRHKIEKLRKRYRAEKQRSLKNPGKFSSSWDLFPLLDSMSFASTLVAGSDDQDHTVDSKVSVFDGFGLKLKNREWIDGNSGSNIGFDHDLRGGYGSNFDFDHKFEGRYGVKLQGNRDFVAKGIKFKSNGRLGDGYGSMVDFDHNFVEGVDNVGEFPLKTLGDRNLVNPEFKPKNFGSPNLNYDYYNDLEDYGIDEGMGFLGKVSSAWDSVPQGFHPKKCGRVDRTTEVDCRGLNGFASSSRPGLGRKNGGVRVKKGVDPVEEMVSSIKLLAEGFVRMEKMKMEMVKEIEKMRMEMEMKHNEMILESQQKIVDAFAKALLEKKKRKKKPSALSPNVNGNAVEEWQSDDMIKKKKVDIVSPNVQIV; from the coding sequence ATGTCAACTCCAACTTCTCCTCCACAATCCTCCTCCGCCACCGCTACAAGGCGGGTCCCTCCGCCGTGCTGGAGCAAGGAGGAAACCCTGGCGTTGATTGAGGCTTACAAGGAGAAATGGTTCGCTCTTCGGCGTGGGAACCTGAAGGCACCCGACTGGGACGCCGTCTCCACCGCCGTAACCTCGGCAGCTGATCCCGGGACCACGAAGTCGTCCGTTCAATGCCGCCATAAGATCGAGAAGCTGAGGAAACGGTATCGTGCGGAGAAGCAGCGGAGCCTTAAGAATCCAGGCAAGTTCTCTTCTTCTTGGGACTTGTTTCCTCTGCTTGATTCTATGAGTTTTGCATCAACTTTGGTCGCTGGATCTGATGATCAAGATCATACTGTTGACAGCAAAGTCAGTGTGTTTGATGGGTTTGGCTTGAAATTGAAGAATCGTGAATGGATTGATGGGAATTCTGGGTCTAATATAGGTTTTGATCATGATCTTAGAGGTGGGTACGgttcaaattttgattttgatcaCAAATTTGAAGGTCGATATGGGGTGAAATTGCAGGGTAATAGGGATTTTGTGGCTAAAGGGATTAAATTTAAGAGTAATGGTAGACTTGGCGATGGGTATGGTTCTATGGTTGATTTTGATCATAATTTTGTTGAAGGTGTTGATAATGTTGGAGAGTTTCCTCTCAAGACCTTAGGTGATAGGAATTTAGTGAACCCGGAATTTAAGCCCAAGAATTTTGGTAGCcctaatttaaattatgattattataatGATTTGGAAGATTATGGCATTGATGAAGGAATGGGGTTTCTAGGAAAAGTTTCAAGTGCTTGGGATTCAGTGCCTCAAGGTTTTCATCCTAAGAAATGTGGTAGAGTTGATAGGACCACGGAGGTTGATTGTAGGGGTTTGAATGGATTTGCTTCTTCTTCAAGGCCAGGGCTTGGAAGGAAGAATGGTGGTGTTAGAGTCAAGAAGGGTGTGGATCCGGTTGAGGAGATGGTTTCCTCAATTAAGTTATTGGCTGAAGGGTTTGTGCGAATGGAGAAGATGAAGATGGAGATGGTGAAGGAGATTGAGAAGATGAGAATGGAGATGGAGATGAAGCATAATGAGATGATACTTGAGTCACAACAAAAGATTGTGGATGCATTTGCCAAGGCGTTgttggaaaagaagaaaaggaagaagaaaccATCTGCGCTATCACCTAATGTGAATGGAAATGCGGTTGAAGAATGGCAAAGCGATGAtatgataaagaaaaaaaaggtagaTATAGTGTCACCTAATGTTCAAATAGTATAG